The following DNA comes from Sebastes umbrosus isolate fSebUmb1 chromosome 8, fSebUmb1.pri, whole genome shotgun sequence.
caatcaaaatgttgttgttgttgacagtAACTGACTTGTCTCGTCTCTCCTCCAGCTTCTGGGGTTTGGTCCTCTGCGCCTTGTCACCCATCTTGGTGTTGTCCATCTTCCCCACCAGGGTGAGCACCTCTCCGGTGGGCTCATCTCTCCGCGTGCGGTCGATCAGAGAGCGATCGGCTTGTAACACCAAGTTTGAGTTCTAACAATTCAACAACAAAGACAACGTGGTCAGTCAGGAGTCAGGACAGCAAGTCTGCAGCAGCTAAGCGAAACACAGAGTTTAAAACATATGATGTTAGCAACTTGATAAAGTAGGATCATATTAATTACTATGACTCCTCTCTGTGTGCTCCTCTACTCACCGCTTTGTACTCGTACTGCAGGCTCCGGGCAGTAACATCCGCCATGGTGCTGGTTTACTCTTCTAGCTTTTACCCGCTTCACTTTAACAAACCTGAACTCAGCACATCCACAGAGTTCACTTCACTCTGTCTGTTTATGTAGACGCGGGGAACATCGATGCAATAGTCAGAGATGGTCCCGAGTTTCATTCAAGTAAAGTGCGTCTGTAGTACGTTACGTAAAGCAGgtgatgctaacaggctaacacgAGCGCACAACAAGCCGCTGCTGGTTTCCGCTTCCGGTGTCAAAGGTCAGACCCGCAACATGGAGCAGAAACAAACAGCGCCCCCTTTAGATCTCTTTATGTCTCTTCATACTGTAAGTGTTTTAATTGCCTATATCCACAATAGAGTATTTACAGAATACTAAATCTTTTGATTAATCTGTATTGTTCTTTGAATCTTTATTCAACTGCTtcttctgctactactattacacCCAAATACCACTTTCTGTCTAACCTTATAGttcttaaccctcctgttgtccttgggtcaaatttgacccgttttcaaacttcattatatcataaatatgaatTTCTTTAATCTAATTGATCCAAAAATGTCATGGATGGTTGCCTACTgtggtctttgcaaaaatatTGACCACTACTTTCGTTGAATTGTGGGTGTTTTATTCAAATCTATAGCATCTGTGGTCTTCCCGAGTCAAAATTGAAAGGAAGACCACAAGTGTCGTAATGTGctgctattaaaaaaaattgaatgcTTTCAAAACAGTATTCTGACTAAAAGTTTACATACACCAGtatgtgataatccatcaacattatgttcctctgataataactatagtcaaaataattcataatatctgtttttgttttactaaaaaaaatagGTATCACagaaattaggtttattaaccTTAATTTCCCCTCAAAAAAGTGTAAACTTAATAATTAGGAATGAAATTGGCCAAAAAGGtaacacagaattgggtgatagtttatactgtatgctttaaaagcccgggtcaattttgaccaGGGAAGACAAAAGTTGCGTGGTCGACGGGAAGACAATAGGAGGGTTAAAGGTTCATTCggtcaaattactgtttctgtccaagcacttttaaaggtttatttcaccCACATactgctctgtctgtctctctctctgtctctctttgtctttataGTGGAGTGATAACATCCATTTTTTCAATCAAAttgtgcaaatagtgatacaagaaCCAAATTTGGCACGATGATTGCCATGGGGTCACtaagcaaatataaacgattggtcacttgaaaatccaagatagCGGACATTTTTCAAGATCGCTGCCAAATTTGACCTGCTGGTAATGATTtatctcatagaaattcatctacttggtcgatttgagtgatcttggtgtcagcattcccacgcatttcAGCATGAAAAGCATTTTCTAGTTACCGATTAGCACCCTTCCATAGCCTATTTATGATTATGTACATgaaattaaagtaataatccCGTGTTAATATTCAATGTTACTGATAGGTTTTTCTAAATTCGCTCAATCTTTTTGATTCTTGGCTAcatcccttttttattttttttaaattagcaaGTAGGgattgtcaaagttaacacgataataatgcatttacataaatttgttttaacgccactaatgtcattaacacattaacgcaaattatgattgttaggttgtagcgggctcagttttaaagctttaaagtgaagatactggaatcatataaaactagagaaagaaagaaggagaaaatctgacatggccattttcaaaggggtcccttgacctctgacctccagatatgtgaatgaaaatgggttctattggtacacacgagtctcccctttacagacatgcccactttatgataatcacatgcagtttgggggcaagtcatagtcaagtcagcacactgacacactgacagctgttgttgtctgttgggctgcagtttgccatgttatttttgagcatattgtttatgctaaatgcagtacctgtgagggtttctggacaatatttgtcattgttttgggttgttaattgatttccagtaataaatatatacatacatttgcataaagaagcatatttgcccactgctatgttgataagagtattaaattcttgacaaatctccctttaggtacatttttaacagataaaaaatgcaagTAGGGCTGTCGACTATGGACAATcttgcgatttattgcgattaaatattttaatcgattgacaaacCTTTTAGAAAAATTAATTTTCTATTTAGGTAAGATATCAATTTAAGAAACCAATAAAGTTGTCCAGGTTCCTTCTGCATGCAATGCCATCCCACATAACACACAACGTTTTGTTAGCAACCTTCCAAATTCTACTAAAagattttattatgttttattattttgttatgtttttattcttgtgaACTCTGCTGGCTAATATAGATGCTTATCCAACTTGTCTGGTTGCTCCTACAGGTATTCTTGTGTAAACGGGCTGCACTCACAGCATTCACACCCAGATGGCAGCATAGAGAGCGATTTGGAGCTCAGTGTGTTGCTCAAGGATACTTTGACTTGTGAACTGGAAGAGCCAGCGATCAAACCAGCAACCCTGTGATTAAGGGATGACCCATTCCACCTTGTGAGGAACAGCCGGCCCCATATATGTACAAATGCCTCCTTTGTATGTGAATGTTCATTATGCATGGATGTTGAAGTGATCTAACAAGTGTATGTGCAAGTATTTCATGTGTTTGTCTATACATGTGACAAAAAGGTTTATATTCTTGGCCCCGAATCACTTCTCTTATTGATGTAGTATGAAATGTAGTAAGAACTGAAGATATAACGTAGAAACAATATAGAGACAGGCGTACTTAAAAACAATTAGAGGAGGAAGATGCAGTTAATGTGGGTGAGACCGTTTTCTTGAGAGATGAGAGTGTGTTCTTGTTTGTATTTACTGTCTGTGGCCTCATATAACTCCCATCTCCTTTTGCACATCTGGCAACAACATCTGTAGTTTTCGGCCGCTCAGAATCTCTGACGTTTTACGTCTACTGAGCCAGTTTTTTAACCTCAGTCACACCCAacgacagacacagacagagagagggtgaCACAGATAAATGGGCTGCCTGCACACATCAGTGAAACAAATTATAGGTTAGTGTGCGTGTGGGGGGTGATGGATTACTGACACCAGAGTGTATGTGTCCAActcttttgcacacacacacacacacataaaaaatgtgattcaggATGTCTGTAGTTGCTTCAGGTCACATTTGGAGTGTGTTGATCCTCCTCTCATCTGTCGCCACATTAGTTATGAAGTGCACTCTTCCGTCCTCTCTGGTTCAAAGGACATGTAGACTTGTGATTAACAGTTAGAAGGATGGTGCAGTCAGTGATTCATTTTGTTATAATACACTGATACTGGCTGGAGCTCAATAAAAATCTTGAGTTTgaactagggttgtcaattgattaaaatatttaatggcgattaattgcatgattgtcaatagttaatcgtgattaatcacacattttttatctattcaaaatgcaccttaaagggagatttgtcaagtatttaatactctgggagtatgtatgtatatatttattattggaaatcaaataacaatacaaaacaatgacaaatatcgtccataaaccctcacaggtgctgcatttagcataaataacccactttcattcacatatcttgaggttagaggtcaagggacccctttgaaaatggccatgccagtttttcctcgccaaaatttagcgtaagtttggagtgttatttagcctcctagtatgacatggttgttaccaatggattccttaggtgttctagttttatatgataccaataccttcactagctttaaaactgagcctgctacaacctagaaatcgcaacttgtgttaatgcattacagaaattagtggcattaaaaaaaaattacgttaacgcgctattatcgcgttaactttgacagccctagttcgaACACTCAAAGGTTTTCCCAcccaatatgtgtgtgtgtaaatcctCCATTGTACTTTACACTTGTGTCCAGACAATGTGATCTCTGTAGCTTTCTGTCACAGGGACACCACATGAGCACACCTCAGCTGTCTGAGCAGCTGTGGCTGTGACGCCATCTGTGAACACACTCCGCCCCAGAGCTCCCAACAGGAGTGTGAGAAAAACACAGGGGCTGCTTTCCatatcgcatactttttctttaacatacaattgggacatactacttcatcattacattgtgccttgaactttgaccctcttgctcatatatccactgcgcagaggattgtgggtcagaatagccagaaaagcatgctggcttgcatactgcaaaatgtgaccggatgcagtaggacatcctggtatttttggcatactgcatttgacatactatgtgtagtatggtagtatgggtattagAATGCACAGATTGTCTCAGActgaaacagacacacataatGGGAGTCCTGCATGTACAGCGTTAACCCAGATAGAGCGAAACAGGATTGCTTCCTTCCAGGAAGAGTCTCTGGAGTGAGGTTTACAGTCTGTGCCGCCAGCGCTCTGTATTAACGTGAGAATGCTAAAGTTAGCCTAGGTAAGGTATTAGAGGCTGGAGCTCCTGACATGTGGCTCCTACACTAGTCGTGTCCTGACTGAAATTAGCTCCACGATGTTGACTCATATACATCTAGTGCTGATTCATCACTAACTTCATCTTCTCAAAACAGCCTTCCTTTGAGTCATAGTTACTATGCTATGGTATAACAAACCTTTTCACTACGTTTAAAGTTGCCCTTTTGGCCTGACAGGTTTATCTGCACAAGAAAGGCTATAAAATGTGCAACATTGTTGAAAACAAACTGTTGAAATAGACAAACACAGTACAACTCTGGAGAAATGTGAAAATGGTGAGCTGCGAAAGTCAACACACAACGAAGCGTAGTAATGTCTCTCTGTACAGTTTTATTTACATGATACTATTCTGTCGTAATGCTGGATAGCAAGAttatatgtaatacataaatatcaacacagtttgttgttgttttttcattttttgtacAAATTTGCATATAACTAAGAAtcagaaagggaaaaaaaactcaaaacgGATACATACAGTTgtcttttaaatgaaaaacatccttacagggggggagggggagaaaaaaaaagtggggaTTAACACAAGTCACAAACATACGTGGGTTTCAATGTGTCAGGCAGccatgaaaacacactttttttgcaCGGGAATGTGCACATGCACgcgcacaaatacacacacacacacacacacacacttctctacGGTGCTctaaagcagacacacacacaccaatagcTGTTAGATGAGAAGTTACATCTAATCTTGGTATCTATTATTTTTCATAAATCTAGCTCTGGCATGCTCCTGTAGTTCTGTAAACATGTGCTGATAAACCGGGTAGCTCCACAGACAAAAAAGGgttcgacacacacacacacacacacgctcgcacgcacacatccacacactcacTGTGCTCACATGAACGTTCTGTTAgcgcattaaaaaaaaaaaaaaatcatggttcaCATACCCTAATTCCACAAAATGCACTGGATACATGCGCTAACATCAGTACAATATcaatggaagagaaaaaaaaagctaataaaACATAACAGATAATTGTCTCTCAgcaaataaaatgtctgaaacccTATGTTGAGTGATGCCAAATATTTCTGAAACACTAACGCAGATGAAGAGTAACTCATGCATTTATCCCATTCATTCATGCCCCGACAATATTGTTGCTTAAATTCACCAATCAGGCCCAGCAGGGAAGGGTGCCGTCCTTCCTCTCAGGCCACACATCGGTACACACAGCCCTGCACCAGGCGTCTGTGATTACAATATGAGCTCAGACCAGTTGGGGAACCCCTTTTACCCATTATGTCCATTGAAAATGTTTAGATTCAGTGAAACgtggagtatttttttttttgtccctgtCTAGCATGATACCTCCAGCCATAATGGAAAACAGCCTCATCACAATCAAACCGATCGAAGTCAACACAGACATGCTGATCAGAGGGTCACTGAGGCCGACTATCAAGATGATCCATTGTTCTGCTGGGGGTCGAAGCTGATGACAACAACGTAAAAGGGAAGACAACAAAGCTTAACACAGCAGCTGTGAGGTAGGTAAAGCTAggaaagacagagacaaagtAACAAAGCCCCTTGTGCGTGGTGGGGGACAGTTGTACGGTTCTCCAAACGTCGACTGACTCCAGTACCAACGGAGCACAGAACAAAGAAGTTCAAAAGGTTGAGGGACACAACTCGTGTGGACTGTTACTGTGTAGTCTGAATGCTTTGAAAGACCTGCTGGTGTCTGACACGTGACAGGGTCTTAAAGTAAAATGGCTGTCTACGGTTTGGCACAAAATGGCGCCTGGTTTGGGTGAGAGGAGCACAGCATATCCTTAGCTTGGGCTGCTCTTAATAAGACAATACATAttcttagaaaaaaaaaagaggacttAACAGCGGCAAAGTCACACACCACAGAAAATAGgataaaacaaactaatgaattaatcaaaaaaggagaaaagtgaTCATTCATGCATCTCCCTCAgatcttttcattttttcttcttttttttccctccgtcATTTTCTTGAGGTTGTAATTTTTGTAAATCAAGGTCCTTTCGATCCTCACGTAGCCACTCATGCCAGTGCTCATTTCAAAAGGTTCACACTCATTCTCAAGTCTTTGTCAAAGGTGTTGTCGCCGttgccgccgctgctgctgttgttgtttttgctttgtAAAATCTATATTCTCTGGATCTTGTCAGCTACCACCACGGGGTTCTCTTTGCGGATCTTGGCGGCAGCCTCGGCTTTGTAATCGTAGGGACAGTTGTGCTTGTCTGAGTATCGGTGGATGCCGCAGAACAGATTGCCACAGCGACAGTCGAACCCTGGAAGCAAAAAAGGTCAGGGGTCAAAGTTAGAACGGGAGAGGTGAACGACTACACTTGAGAGATGGTAAGAGAAAACCCTGTCTTTCCATCTATAACCAGTAAAACAATCATCACAACCTGAACCACTGACAGGAATGTGTTGCACCAGACACCCCTTCATGTCCCCCTTTCTCACCTGTAAGGCCCACCCTTTTACGGCACAAGAAGCACCTATTCTTCTTGGGTTTTGGGGTCTCACCCTTGCCTTCTTCACTGCTGGAAGAAGCTACAGGAGAAGGGCTAGAAGCAGCAGGCTGGTTTACAActacataaaagaaaaacaatagtGAAAAAACACTTATTAGTCATGCTAGATTGAATTTGCCAGTATCTGATATCTTTCATTTGCAAGAACAGCAGATTAATGAGTTTTGTTCATAGTTCTACAAGACATGCAAACACGTGGGCAAGTGAAATTGTGTACTTTTGTCCCGAGCAGACAGTAATTAGTATGTTCCTTATCTCTAAATTGCCCCCTCTTGTTCTTGGCAGAAAAAACAGCGCACTAGTCTGAGAGAGCCTCTGGCAGGCAGCATCCAATCTGAGAATGCCCTCTGGCGTAGAGGTATTTTTAAACAGGGTTATTTTTAGGTCTCCTCTTTTTCTTGGAGGCTGTAAGTAAAACCAACAGTTGGGTTTAAGGTATGCAGCGAAGCATCAAAAATAAACTGTGGCTGCAGTGGGTCCTGCAAGGCCGTGTTTGCCTTAAGAAGTCTGTGTGTGAGCAGTCACCTGCGTGTGTCTGTTCTCTTGCCTGTGTGTCAAATGTCTTGCTTGTTTATGTCAgctacaagtgtgtgtgtgtgtgtatctgcggTTTTTACCAGGCTCTAAGGGTTCAGGCTTGTCTTCTCTCGAGATGCTCATCTCTGTCATTTGTTGAGTAACAGGGAGAGATCCTTGAATAGTTCTGGAGGATTAAATAAAGGGAGAAACAGGGATCAACGGGAGAAAAGGAATAAGCAGTTCTCACATTCAACAATTACTTACTACCTTGAACAATCAAACGCAGCCAATACTGACCTAGACATGTCTGGTGAAGAGGCAGGCGAGGCATCAACCTTTGCTAAACTGGCTTCTAGTCTCAGGATGGCTGAGGCCTCTGAGGTAGGACTACCAGCTGAGCCTGGACAAGAACAGATTGATTGAGAAATTAGACAAAGtataaaaaacaatgacatttgaaatcaatacaaaagtacaaattaagtaaaatattaGGAAAACACTTGTATACCAAGAAAGTACTGCACTGTATTGATGtagaaattaaaatataacaaaCTCATCTCATCTACCCCAGATTAATAATTCAAAATCTTTTCTTGGTAATGTAGAAGTATCGGGCCAATTTCCCATCTCAAAGCTGTATTCAAGATAATCTTTCCCTTTGTAATGTGTTTATCTTGTTTGAAAAATAAGTCACAACAGGTTGCAAGTGGCGCACTGTGAGAGAAACTTCAATATTTGACCTTAGAAATGTCTAAAGTAGTGAACACCCACCTAACCTTGAACACTGTAATAAAGAAAACAGCTGTCTTTCATTACACAGAGTggaaaaacagagagggagggcagGGGGAGGAGAGCTGGGAAAATACGCCGACTGGCCTGGAACTGGTAGTATTTCAAAACAATGTCTACACTTCCTCGAGCCTCTCCTTATCTCTAGTTATAAATATGTAGTGTATGGTACATGTATTGTGTTTACAACACAAACTCAGGGCTTCTGAAATTTGGATTGCAATCGTTTTTTTATATGAGACTCGGACAGAAttctttatctctttttttgtattttttttttttacttacccATACCCATAGGGCTGAGGGGGCTCATGCGGTCGCTGCTCTGCTGCCGCGTCAGGTGATCCTTATAGCATACGGAGCACATACCATTGGTTCTTGGGTTGCCATAGAAACCGCAGCCCGTGGCACAAAGCATGGGCACCTGGCTCTGGTTCGTCTCTTGGGCCATTGCTAACAGAATGAGAGAAACAGAGTGAGGATTAGACTGACaggcacacacagagagagagagagcattttcTTTCTACACCTCAAAGTGAAACACGACTAAAAGCTTCTGTTTTTATTCCATCACGGGACATATTTCCCCGTAAAGACGCTGCCAATCTGGTTCCAAAGAAGAAACTTAACAGCGCTCACAGATAACATGAGTCATATTATGAAAATTGTCGAACAACATGCCTGTCTCTTTGGGCTTGCCCTTTAGCCTGAATACAGTAATGAACGCTTCTCCACAGGAAGTCCAGAGAACAAACAACACTCGCTGTGTTTCTGCTCAGCACCTTGGCAGAAACTGGACTCCGTTCTGTCCCAACGCTTTGTTCGCTGTTGTGTCCCCCTTTTCCTCCCACCATCCCCTCCCCCATGAACCCCTTTTCACAGTTCTGAGAACAGTTGGCTCTTCCTAACTTTGTCTTTCTCATCAACTGTCCCCCCTTTTCCAATAGCTCATCGTAGTCACATAGCTGGCATCATAACTAAACGTTATAGTGTTATATGTGTAATCACTGTGTGTCATGATAATTACATGACCAAAAATGACTTCACAATTACTAACACTGCCTCATCAGTCCATTCACTTCCTCCGTATTGACACGAAACAAAGCGCTGACTCACTATCTCGGTCACTGTTCTGTTCTTACCAAAAGACACAAGATAATGAATGAACAGGAACAAAGTAGGTCAGCAGGTTTCAGAAAAAGTCCCTCCCTTCCCCCGTGTGATTCTTGCCCCACAGGGCATTTCAAAACCTTCCGAATCATTTCTACCCACACACACGCCCATAAACAAGCGTGTATGTGCGTAACTTGGCAAAATGTGTAGCCCTATGACGTTGCCTGCTCGGCTGCAACGCAATACAGCAGGAAGTTGTGTAATGGGAGGCGCTGCCTTTGAGTCTAACAGATCAAAAACACCATGATGAATgagcaaacagacagacaggaaggccTAGATTAGCTGGGTAAAGAGAGGTATCCTGTCGGCCAGTCGTGCTCTGACTGCTTTACAAATAGTCTGATCAACTGATACAGAACCACCCCAGAGAAGGAAAACAGCTACCAGCGTACAACAGAACCATATTTCAAACAACCTTTGGCCCTGTCGTGCTGTAACATGGCAGCTGCTCGCATGCGTTGGTGTGAAGCTCGTCTGTATTCTGCTCACGGACACAAACAGGACACTAGGCGAGCTTAATGTTCCAGCAGACGCTGGCAGTTGTTTCAGAGCATCCTGTCAGTTCACTCGAGGTGTCCTGGCCTCACCAACAGACTAATAACAAGTGCCATTAAATCTTGAGCTTCCCCTCacaacccctcctcctcctcttcctcctcctctctttatctCCCCCTGCATGCTATCACTGCCGTGTCAACAAAGGGTTTCCTTGGAAAAGCCCACAAAGACCTTCTCTCCCTTTGCGTCACGTGTTcaactgctgactgctgacaaATACCAGACAGGACTGATCTAGAGGTCTGTGACTAACGTGTCGCTCGAAAGGAATTTTCTTTGCACGTGATCATCAGTATCGTTCTCTTTAAACCCAACACCAGTTTATTATGTTGACAGCTACATTTGGACTGTATGATTTGGGCTGATATCTCTCTGTTCTTGGATAAGGTCTTTGAGTAAAAACAGCTCCTCAAAAAGGGAGAGACTACATCACATctgacaagaaaaacaacatgaaagatACAACCGAGAACACGACAAGGACTATAGCTGCTTAACAGATTAACCGTGACTGTTGACTTTCTGACACAAAGGAACAATGGACAGTGTGGCTCAGCTGTCACGTTCGGGCCCAGCTGTCAGACAAACAGGAGGCATGTTAACCTTTACCaagacctcacacacacagggaagaggaaggaggtaAAATCACTCAGGTTACCCACATTTAAATCCAGCCAGCTTCCAATCTGGCACGAATACACTGAATATTTGAGAAGTTTTTACATGTTTGATGATCAAATTAGTGTTTTTTAGGGAGAAAAGCACACATGAAATATAACTGATTGTTGTTAATGTTGGTGTCCATCAACAAATGGAGCTACTCAAATACACCTTGATTAATCAATAGCTTTATTACAACCCCATAGGCGAATTAAAATACCTATGTCTTGCTTCTTCAAATTGGCAGTAAGCTATGTCACTAACAATGTATTGTGAAAAACTGAACATCCGATGGGGCAAGTCAGGGGGTTTCCAGCACAGGGCAGATTTACCAGCCACCACCAACTtcctttcacaaaaaaaatccactcaCTGagcaataaaatgtgaaaaaaaatgctctgGATCGAAATTGTGCTGATTGGTCTCTAAGGCAATCAACAATTGAATCCAGTTTAAAACAACATTAGCTGTGAGAATCTCTCAAACAAAAGGTTGGAAGACAGTGCTCCTGTATCTAGACAGAGGCTTAGCTCATATTTCAGGCCCTGCTGTGCTGAAAACTACTGAGTCACACTGAAGGACAGAACAGGAAAAAGCcctctctgttgttttgtcacacacacactaaatcaTTCTCTCTAAAAAGGGGACACAATGCTGTAAAATAAC
Coding sequences within:
- the zfand5a gene encoding AN1-type zinc finger protein 5a; its protein translation is MAQETNQSQVPMLCATGCGFYGNPRTNGMCSVCYKDHLTRQQSSDRMSPLSPMGMGSAGSPTSEASAILRLEASLAKVDASPASSPDMSRTIQGSLPVTQQMTEMSISREDKPEPLEPVVNQPAASSPSPVASSSSEEGKGETPKPKKNRCFLCRKRVGLTGFDCRCGNLFCGIHRYSDKHNCPYDYKAEAAAKIRKENPVVVADKIQRI